A genomic window from Blastococcus saxobsidens DD2 includes:
- a CDS encoding Nif3-like dinuclear metal center hexameric protein, whose protein sequence is MTVQLGKVLAALDARYDPALAESWDAVGLVCGDPAEEVRRVVFAVDPTAAVVDEVVETGAQLLVTHHPLFLTPVHGVPADDPKGRLVHRLVRAGAALFVAHTNADRAPDSGVNAALAGVLGLVDAVPLQPVPDDPRAGLGRVGRLPEPMTLREFAGRAAAALPATAGGVRTAGDPDRIVRTVAVCGGSGGSLLGAAAAAGADVLLTSDLKHHPVSDALEVPGPALCDVAHYASEWPWLPVAAEVLRGDLGGRVAVAVSTRRTDPWSHRADAPG, encoded by the coding sequence GTGACCGTGCAGCTCGGGAAGGTCCTCGCCGCCCTCGACGCCCGCTACGACCCCGCGCTCGCCGAGAGCTGGGACGCCGTCGGCCTGGTGTGCGGCGACCCGGCGGAGGAGGTGCGGCGGGTGGTCTTCGCCGTCGACCCCACGGCGGCCGTCGTCGACGAGGTGGTCGAGACCGGCGCGCAGCTGCTGGTCACCCACCACCCGCTGTTCCTCACGCCCGTCCACGGGGTGCCGGCCGACGACCCCAAGGGCCGGCTGGTGCACCGGCTGGTGCGGGCCGGCGCCGCGCTGTTCGTCGCCCACACCAACGCCGACCGCGCGCCCGACTCCGGGGTGAACGCCGCGCTGGCCGGCGTCCTCGGGCTCGTCGACGCCGTTCCCCTCCAACCGGTCCCGGACGATCCCCGGGCGGGCCTGGGGCGGGTCGGCCGGCTGCCGGAGCCGATGACCCTCCGGGAGTTCGCGGGGCGGGCCGCCGCGGCGCTGCCGGCCACCGCCGGCGGGGTGCGGACCGCCGGCGATCCGGACCGGATCGTCCGCACGGTCGCGGTCTGCGGCGGCAGCGGCGGCTCACTGCTCGGTGCGGCGGCCGCCGCCGGCGCCGACGTGCTGCTCACCAGCGACCTGAAGCACCACCCGGTGTCCGACGCCCTGGAGGTGCCCGGCCCGGCGCTGTGCGACGTGGCGCACTACGCCTCCGAGTGGCCGTGGCTGCCGGTCGCCGCCGAGGTCCTGCGCGGGGACCTCGGCGGCCGGGTGGCGGTCGCCGTCTCGACCCGGCGGACCGATCCGTGGAGCCACCGGGCGGACGCGCCCGGGTGA